AAGAAGATATGAAATATATGCAAAATAACTCACCAGCTGAACATCTCCGTCAAGCCATGTAAATGTTAAACGATTCTCTTTCACGGCAGTGGCAGCTACCATAGGAACTGAAGCGTTGACCTTTCTGGCATAATCTGAATCATCACCAGTCATTAGCATATCTCGGACCCTGTACATGGTCTATAATAGTTTCAGTTACATGTGATGGAACAAGATAGAAAATTCATAAGCAAGTGCACCTAAttaagtaaaaaatattaaattaaatgatAATCCAAAAACAAATTGACAGCCACATTCGGCTGCAACTAATTAACCAAAAAAATATATCCAAGAAAACTAAACTGACCTCACGCATCTGAGCCATTGTGCGGCCTGCACGTCCAACAAGAACGAGGCAATACCAGGTTAAAGTGTCATTCCCAGCACGAGAAAAACCTCTTGCATCACAACCTAGCTCCATAGATGTTACACTCCTTAGTTGAGGAAGTTCTGGATGCCAAAAGAATCTTCATCATCTCACATTTTTCTCATTGAAATTATACCAGATACCAACTATGTACTATTTGCTCATTAAGATGTTAAATACACTAAACATATAAGGATTgaatatatacattatatagtTGACCACATAATTCCCAAAGAATAGTATTCAAAGAGAATGTACTCGAATCTGTGCCACTAATGTAGTGACATCCAAAAGCATCAATAAGAAAAACAGATAACACAAATATGCAAGACAGTAAAGGTAATTTAATATATGTTTACAAGTAGACTACGCAATCTTCAACTTTGACCATCTCTTGAAGTTTCTCTTTTACTATCTCTTCTATTGTATACAATTATGTTATTGTAGTATATAGTATAAACTTTAAACTAATTCCTCTAGTAATATACTGAAGAAGCATCTTTTACTCGAGTCTCCATACTTAGTCCTTCTAAGGTTTTAGTTCATCAATTTCAACTCTTGGATACTACATCTACCAGTTCTGAGCAGAAGGCACTATGGTGGTGGATTGATCTTAAGTGGAGAACCTATGTTACCGTGAGATGCATCCTATTTGATAAACGACTTGAAAATCTCACCAAGTGCCATAATGGCTGTTCACAAATACCAAAAATCTTTATAATGATATATGATCACCTAAATCATTAGGAAAATTTACTTATTTAATTCTCATTCTACAAGTCACTAGGATTTAAATAACAGCATAAAACTCAGCCCTTATAAACAATTTTCAGGCATTTTCAATATTTAATGTTCAGTGGAGGTGAACTGGCCTAGTTTGACCAAAAACAGATAAGACAGGTTTTTGATCCTATACACCTGAAACATAAATCTTTGAAGGGGAAAAGAATTGACAACTTCAACTCCTTTCATAAAACAGCATAAAAAAAGTAGAGTTTAATCAAGGTACAAGCAATAATGCTTCTTCTCCATTTCTTTTCCTTGTGGTTTAAGTAAGATAAATTAACTTATAAATAGTTCTGGATGGAAATTTGTAAACCAGTCGCAAAATGTCAGTAATTTTTAAATATACCATTTTGCTTataatcttccattatcttctgaAACTGTGAACTTTCCAGAGCTCCTACAACAGAAGGAGATCCACAATGACGAGCAAGTTATCAATCTTGATTATAGATGGGGAACAAATGTCCAAGCATACCATGGTAGACGAATGGTTTTGAATATGTATCCTTCAGAAATACAAAAGCAGGTGCTGATTCCACACCAAACCTAATGATAAAGTTGAAAAAGAGTTTGTTACACTTGTTTGCACAGCAGAACAATAGAAACAAGGATAGGACATTGTTTTCACAGATATACAGGAATGAGAATTGTCATATCAATTGGCAAATGTCAGTGTAAATCATAGCGCACGATGCAAAGAAGGTATAGGAACAACATCCTTGGGTAAAACATCTAAAATCAATCTATCTAAAAGTAACATAATGCATGATACAAAAATAATGCCATGGAAATGTAAATAACTCTACATTTTAAGTGGTGAATATTATTGATACGCAGGCCATCACATGGAGTTCAAGAGATAACTGTAAATTTGATCCACAGTTAAATCATGCATAGCTCATTCTGATTGACAGAATTTtcctggtgatgttcaagattaaTAAGCCTCAAGCCTTTCAAACCTAAATAGAACATCAAAACTAAAATATACCAGAACACAATTGCATGCTATAATGATGAAGAGACAGGCCTTGGACTTTCTATGGTAAAACATAATAAAGCAAATGACCACATGATGAAAATTCTGAGATCAAGTTTCTCTTGAGCCAAATAAAAAGATTGTCTATTGATTAAGTTGCATCAAAGATAAGTCAATCTTATGGTTATTGTCATAATTATCTGTCATGCGTTCTTATTTTTAAGAATTTTCATACTTAATTTTCCTACTATGTTAGGTAGTTAGGCAAGTGCTAAGTCTCTTTTAGTCAACAAATAGTTGACTTGTCTTTGTTAACAACCAACCATAACTGCCAAAGATTGACAAACAATGGGTAAATCATTGAACATGTCTCTACTTATTCCATAACATCACAAAGTAGCCTCTGGAAGGTACATGGCCAAAAGGTAGATATCCAAGCTCAACACCGTGATCCTAAACATTCTTCAAAAAGACTAACCAAGATTTGGATTCAAAAACCAACACAAATGTCGTAGTTTATCAAGCCCCGATAACCAAAATTGTCGATTAACTTTGGATGTAGAAGACAAAACAAAGGTCAAAACAGATACACATCAAACGGGGATAAACCTTTAATGTtagatgatgaaaaaaaaaaaaagaacttgccCAAAAGTATATCTCTTCTattcttttaaataaatataattaaaaaaacacCTTCTTGCGGAGACATTGATTACCTGAACAAAGACCTCTTAAGTGAATTTAATTGAGAGTGGCACACTTTAGCACACACTCCAGTTGCATATCGATTGTTCATGATGAAATTCAAGGAAATTAATTGGCATGAAAAAACATACATGTTCCACCAAAGGGAGAACTCCGGTTCTTTCCACAAAACAAATGCAAAAGATGCTTCCGCCTGATAATCTTTGGCAGCCTTGCGTATGAATGGAGCGGCACGTTCCCCAGTTTTTGAGAAGCAAATGACTTTGACCTGTGAGCCATAGATAGTTAAATACATGAGCGACATGGTGTAATTTGTTTTTTGACAAGATATTGTCAACTTGTTGCTTTAAAATATGTTCTTCATACTCTCATGCCAGGAAGTGAATAACCTCAAGAGCTAATATGACTTGCCTTCCATTTCATCACACATGTACTTGGGAGAGCTTAAGTCTTTTTGTTAACCATTAAGTCTTGTCTCTTTACAGAAACTATCATGACAATTAGCAACACGTTGCTTTTTAACACAACATAAATGCCCACATGTAAATTACTCACACTAGGATTACAATATAACTAAAAGAATACATAATGCCATAGATCCAACATAATTAACATAAATCTAAGTATAGGCTCAAAGATGTATTCAGAGAAAGATTGAACAAGTGAACAACTACATGGAATTAAAGTAACACATGACTCTACAGCCAACTGCAGTATCTCAAACAAACCCTCACAAAGGCTAACATTATAAAGTTTGAGATGGTGCCCACTGcactttctcaaaaaaaaaaaaaaaaactcaactgTCTAAGTCGACAAATTGAACTTAGGTGCTGATCTTGCACTGTTCCTCTCTCAGATCAGTATAGCATGTCAGAATGGTATACAGTATACAAAGATATATTATTGAAGAAAAAATGATAAATTAGTTGAACTGTTGGTATTATGTTGATATCGTACAATATTTTCCACACAAGTGATTGGAACAATGTGGAATAAAGACAAAGAGGCCCAAGCTACACAATTAAGAATGATCACATTAGATCAACTGCTGAGTCATACCATATGTTCAGATTATGCTTGCTGAAACATGGTGGTAGATAAGTGAAGAAATTAACATAATCCCTTTTCCATTTCTGAATAGGATGCATTGCAAGATATTAGGGTAAAGACAGCGGCTTAATTTTCAGTATAGAACATTGTTTTGCTCACAATAAATTTTACAGAAATTCAGCTCGGACATATATGATATTTGCACTATTGCAAATGTCATTCGTATAAATGAGCATCAGGCAACATTATTTCCTCCATGAGCTTTCTAAGTCAAAATCACAAAACTAAACCAGATTGTCATTCCAAAACTCTAAACCCAGGTGTCATTAATCTCAGTCTACAGCTTGCTGAAATTAAATAGTCGAAGGGGTACAATTTTGTGCGTATATGACAAAATAGACAACCAGCAACGAAGTTATCATGTCAAACCATGCCAATGTGCACAAATAATGGCAGCACACAACCAGATCAGTTGAGTTAGATACCTTCTGCCACAGAATATAGGtcatcttttcttttctaaaaaTATGAAAGAAGAAAATTTACAAACTGCCCTTCCATTTCTTTTATGATCACCtaagaaaacaaacaaaaaaattgtATCTACAACAagtaaacaaaaagaaaattttgttacaAACAACATTTTCAGTTGATAGAATAGAAGATTAGCCACCAGCAACAACGAAAATAAACCAGCTTAACAATTTTATTACTTTGCAACATAAGCTGCCCAATAAACTAGTCTCTGTAGTACCTAGAAAAACATTAAGGATATAACAGCTGCTATtgcattttaaataaatattctttGGATCTCAACTGTCCAACACAGTCAGTACCTTATGTCGACCACTTGTTACAATGAACTTCGCCTGAAATAAATGTATAACAGAATATGGTGTTTAGTTAAAATCAAAACCAAACTTAATCATGAGGAATTTCATTAAAGCATGAATCCTGTCAACATAACTCAgaagatatcaaaaacttgctaagCAGTTAGAAAATCATTAGTATGCAATACCAAAGATTCTTTTGAATGGTAAAGAATGCGAGGTAGACCAATAATGTCTGTTGCCATCCAGTCAACAATTGCATCAACTGAGAGCTGCCCATCATACCTACAGAAGTAAAAAAAGTCACAAATGCCAATAACTACTTAGGAAGAAGTTTCAACAATTAAACATAATAaagttttataaaaataaggaatgACAGCTGtgttgtagttagcatattgacATTGAAATCATAAAAAGATGTAACATCACTAACCTCACATAGCAATTAGCATTCGAACAATTAGGAGGAAAAGCAACAAGGGCAGGCAGACCTATACGAATCATGAATGAGAATGTGAAAGTTAGCCAATATTACTTCCATTAGAGAATGCAGTATCAACATAACATTTAACTTTCCACTAATTTATTCTTAGGCGAAAAGTAGAACATTGTCACCAGCAATTTTAATATATGGAAATAAGTCTGCATGCTATGTAATCAACAAACCTTTGCTGTTTCAGTAACTACATATTGATTTTGTGGTGGAAGTGGACAATGATGATACAACAAAATTTAAACTAGTTCCTGGTTTCTTAGAAATGCAAGTAATAAAATTACTAATCCATACCTTTCCGAAAATATGGCTGCTTGGTGAACATTGTCTCTGCAAGGTAAGATGCCAGTTGAACATCACCAAGTTCCACCATGCCAGTCTGTGCAACACCTTCCAATAAACTTCCTAGCTTGCACAAGACCAGGTAACAAGATATTAGCAAATTAAATCATGGGAGAAAATACCTTAAATGTTGATGCCACCAAAAACAAAAAGATGGAACTAGAAGGCATCAAATAGATAGCATGCATCACATAACAAGATTATAATGTGAAGCATTAGAAACTGCAGTAGTTTAGCTTACTaaattaaacaaaattatttatCTGCAAATATATTTACAAGCTATTACAATGATTTCACTTACTTGATGAAAACTAGTGAAGTTCGTCAAATGCATACCATAGCTTCAAAGGTAAACAGAAAAAACTAAATGGTTAAGGTCTTGAGCAACACAGGATACAAAGCACATGGCATGGTATAAAGTTTTGGCTGTATCGATCGACACCGTGCTTGTTGCCTGATAAGCTCGCACCGAGCTTACCAGGTGTTAAGCTGACCGCTATCGAGTTGTACAAGACAATAAGCTCAACATGCAATAAAGTTTGGCATTAGAAGCTCTAAACAACTATGACACGGCTCAACATGCAATAAAATAAGTAAATAACTACATGTGTTGAAGTAAATGTTGTACCTATCATCTTCCAAGCGCCGATGAATTGCGCACAACGAGGACTCCCAAGAGAATAAACCTTATTCATGAGTATGAAAAAAAAAGTCATGCTGCTGCAGTTCTTGTACAATTTTCTCCTGGTAATAATATTTACTAGTAGCATGATTCATGCTTCTTGTGTTTAATTGTCAAATGGATTAAATTGATTTTGAACAAAAAgtattattagaaaaatattccaTGGACTTACTTGTATGAGCAATGGCTCTGATTTCCCAATTACAGAAATGACCTCCTCAGGTGTCAACTTATTAGGTGCATCACTGAACAAACCTAAAACACAAGATTGTATATAAACACCAACTCAGAAAGGCACACAATTATTACATGTATGTATTTGCTGGAAGTAAAATGTACCCAGTAAAGATGCATTAATCAGCGGAAGGTCTATCTTTGAGAAGGTCTCTCCACCATATTGATTCACAACTTTATTAATGACATGCTAAAGTCAGGGGACAAAAACAAACCATCTATATATCATAATCATTTGTAGTGAAACAATAAACCAAATAACAAGCTTGTTACTATAAAACCTAAATAAGTTTTACAGCTATAAAAATAGAT
This Musa acuminata AAA Group cultivar baxijiao chromosome BXJ1-2, Cavendish_Baxijiao_AAA, whole genome shotgun sequence DNA region includes the following protein-coding sequences:
- the LOC135610652 gene encoding uncharacterized protein LOC135610652 isoform X2, with translation MAIAAAKRYWLPLVLFALGFFFQLVVLPRSFPPSHYDVLGLKRNASIEEVGDAYDELSAKLFSESDPPVTTELVKIRYAFELLTNPLGKRDYDLFGIDEQLHVINKVVNQYGGETFSKIDLPLINASLLGLFSDAPNKLTPEEVISVIGKSEPLLIQVYSLGSPRCAQFIGAWKMIGSLLEGVAQTGMVELGDVQLASYLAETMFTKQPYFRKGLPALVAFPPNCSNANCYVRYDGQLSVDAIVDWMATDIIGLPRILYHSKESLAKFIVTSGRHKVKVICFSKTGERAAPFIRKAAKDYQAEASFAFVLWKEPEFSLWWNMFGVESAPAFVFLKDTYSKPFVYHELPQLRSVTSMELGCDARGFSRAGNDTLTWYCLVLVGRAGRTMAQMRETMYRVRDMLMTGDDSDYARKVNASVPMVAATAVKENRLTFTWLDGDVQLKYCQFFLDSEFYKSCGPRRYENDIDVPQIFIVRYLRNSSEDNVEADKWKHLRDQYMGKDANAASQLIARYTGSDDVKEIIQWISHIIERGDTREYPYFTFSSPELVAEDSVTIWSKSQGILPSRESIKRKLKKLYFYISDLVTDPRIGPSFLLGACLSFATIWLQKNRTIQSATPGDDTTDSARRRSNRKGRARSSSHGEPSSITDEEPKDAHQLLSSGSDSE
- the LOC135610652 gene encoding uncharacterized protein LOC135610652 isoform X1 — encoded protein: MAIAAAKRYWLPLVLFALGFFFQLVVLPRSFPPSHYDVLGLKRNASIEEVGDAYDELSAKLFSESDPPVTTELVKIRYAFELLTNPLGKRDYDLFGIDEQLHVINKVVNQYGGETFSKIDLPLINASLLGLFSDAPNKLTPEEVISVIGKSEPLLIQVYSLGSPRCAQFIGAWKMIGSLLEGVAQTGMVELGDVQLASYLAETMFTKQPYFRKGLPALVAFPPNCSNANCYVRYDGQLSVDAIVDWMATDIIGLPRILYHSKESLAKFIVTSGRHKVKVICFSKTGERAAPFIRKAAKDYQAEASFAFVLWKEPEFSLWWNMFGVESAPAFVFLKDTYSKPFVYHGALESSQFQKIMEDYKQNELPQLRSVTSMELGCDARGFSRAGNDTLTWYCLVLVGRAGRTMAQMRETMYRVRDMLMTGDDSDYARKVNASVPMVAATAVKENRLTFTWLDGDVQLKYCQFFLDSEFYKSCGPRRYENDIDVPQIFIVRYLRNSSEDNVEADKWKHLRDQYMGKDANAASQLIARYTGSDDVKEIIQWISHIIERGDTREYPYFTFSSPELVAEDSVTIWSKSQGILPSRESIKRKLKKLYFYISDLVTDPRIGPSFLLGACLSFATIWLQKNRTIQSATPGDDTTDSARRRSNRKGRARSSSHGEPSSITDEEPKDAHQLLSSGSDSE